A window of the Geothermobacter hydrogeniphilus genome harbors these coding sequences:
- a CDS encoding PaaI family thioesterase, with protein MDDVKQFFSRQDLFARHVGIELLEVEPGYAKTRMEVRPHHFNGAGTVHGGAIFTLADFAFAVASNSHGNLAMGINTSVSFVRAATGGTLYAEAREQALNPKLASYSVLITDDAGETVALFQGMVYRKQQRIM; from the coding sequence ATGGACGATGTGAAACAATTCTTTTCGCGGCAGGATCTGTTCGCGAGGCATGTCGGTATCGAACTGCTTGAGGTTGAACCGGGCTACGCGAAAACTCGTATGGAAGTCAGACCGCATCATTTCAACGGGGCCGGGACGGTCCATGGCGGGGCCATCTTCACTCTGGCCGATTTCGCCTTCGCGGTGGCGTCCAACTCCCACGGCAATCTGGCCATGGGCATCAACACCAGCGTCTCCTTTGTCAGGGCGGCAACGGGCGGAACACTCTACGCCGAGGCCAGGGAGCAGGCGCTGAATCCAAAGCTGGCTTCCTATTCGGTTCTCATCACCGACGATGCCGGCGAAACCGTGGCTCTTTTCCAGGGGATGGTGTACCGCAAGCAGCAGCGGATCATGTAG